The Candidatus Margulisiibacteriota bacterium genomic interval AATGTACTATCCCATTTATTTGCCCTTGTGACAAAGAACCTGAAACATCTAAAACTAAAGACGCAGTGGTTTTCTCTTTATCTGCAACAAACACAGATTCCTCTGGCATTACTATGTGCAATCTAGCTGAACGTATTTGAGAAATACTAGAAATAGTTTTCACGATTTCTGCCTCTAATGCTCTTTGATAATTAACCTTTTGAGTGAATTCAGTAACACCTAACTTAAATTGATCAAACAATTCATAGCCACTAGCGCTGCCCTTTGGTATTCCCTCTGTAGCTAACGCAACTCTTAAAGATCGAACATATTTGGAAGGAACCATTATCGACGAACCATTAGGACCTATTTTATAGGGAATGTTTTTTTCATCTAACTTTTTTACTACTTCGCCCGTACTTTCTTCCTCTAATCCAGCATATAAAGTAACAAAATCTGGCCTTGTACCCCAAATTCCTATCCCAATAAATGAAACAAAAATGATAATTCCCAACATGCCTAAGGTTAATTTCTGAGCAAAATTAAGTTGGTTTAAAAGAACTTTCAGTTGTTCATAAAAGCGTTTAACAATTTCTGACATTTACTAACTTCCAATCTGTAATGCCCTTTGGGCCATTGACTTTGATGTATTAAATACTGCAACATTCGCCTCGTACGCCCTAACAGCATCCATCATTCTCACCATTTCCATAGTCTGACTAATATTAGGTTTTTTGATGTAACCATTCTCGTCAGCTAGCGGATGAGTCGGATCATAATACATAAGCGGAGGAGAATCGTCTTTTTTAATGGAAGATATTTGTACCTCATTATACATTTTCTTCCCAAGCACATTGGAAAAAGAATAATTATTTGTTTGTTTTGAACTTACTATTGGAATTTTTCTTTGATATGGTTCGCCGGTTTCTGTCTCTAAGGTATTAATATTTGCCAAATTTTCAGCAATAATATCCATGATTTCTCTATGAACGCTCATTCCACTAGAAATCACTGCTGCAGACTGAAAAAAACTCATTGTTTATTCTCCATTATAAAACTCTTTCCGATAAAACAGAGTTCCAAATACTAAACTTTTTACTAGTAAATGTAGCCAGTGCATTATAGTAGGTATTGTTTGTTGCCATATTAACCATTTCCTTATCAAGGTCTACGTTGTTACCAACTGAATTAACACCAGTAGCATTGTCTCTTCTGATAATTGCTTGCATTTGATCTGGGTTAAAATGAAAGGGCATATGGTTCATATGCGTACGATTAACATCTAATTGATTCCCCATTAAGCTTGTTAATGCACTCCTAAAATCTACGTCTTTTCTTCTATATCCTGGAGTTGATATATTGGAGATGTTTTCAGCTATCAACCCTTGCTGTACAGCAGATAATGATAACCCCTCTTTTATGACTTCTGTCCCCATATCAAAAAACATGATTCAATAATAGCAACGCCTCAATGTAGTGTCAATCAATTCAAGCATTTAGATATCTCTCTTAGGACATTTTTTGTGTTATAATAAAATCATGACACATCAATACCAAAGTAAGGATATTTGCGTGGAGACTGGATGCACTCATAGACAGCTTCAATATTGGGAAAAAAAGGGCTATATTAAACCTGAAAAAGGTCAAAGAAACGTAAGACTCTATAATGAAAATGATATAAAAGTTATCAAACAAATTGTTGGTCTAAAGAAAAAAGGCAACTCCCTAGGAGAGGCTTTTATTAGAAGTAGTTCCTATGTAAAACCAACCTCTGCTATACAAAATAATAATAAATTTCTTATTCTAAAAGAAACAGAAGAAAAATATTTAGCGGAAAACGAAGAATTGCTAAACGTTCTTTTCCGCATCCAAGAAATAGAAGCCTCAATACCTGCTTATCCTTATTCTGCATATAACGAAGAAAATATTTTACGACTTAAAGACCTTCAGGATAAGGCCCAAAAAATAAAACAATTAAAAGATGAAACCTGGAACAAAATAATTCTTATACTTAATTCTGACCCAACCATGATTAAAAAAGCTCAAAGCACTTTACAAAAGACACATCCAGTAAACAAATATACAGTAGACCAATTAGTCCTCTTATGGATTAAGAAAAACGGAACTGTTCACAATCTTCCACAAGTAAGAGCAGCTTATCTGGAAAGGATTCAACAAGGGGAATCAATTGATGCTCTTGTTCAAGAGCTAGAAATTCAACCAGAAAAGTCTAAATAAGATTTGCCTATTATTTTTTTACTTTCAGCGGGATTGTGAATAACGCCTCCATACTGATTCTTGAGTTTTTTAGTAGAACCTATCTCTCTTAACCTACTACTAATTTCTGACATTCTTTCTTGAATACGTTTTGTTAATTCTTGCTCTGCCAAGGATATTTGAGAAATTGTTTCTATGATCTGAATATCTTTATTTTTTATTAATTCAGCCCTGCTCGCATCAATTTCTTCTCCAACATTAGCCATTGCAGAAATCTCTTTTCTGATTGGTGACAACTCTTCTTCAATAGCAGTAATCTCATCCATCATTGTTTTTTTAGAGGCCATCATTTCATTTAAAATATCCATTTTATCTACGTTGGGAAGCAAACCCTTGATGTGACGCTGTAAGCTATCAAGAAAAGTTTGATAAACCCTTAGCTCCTTCGACTGAAGTCCTTCTAAGATGGAAATTTGAGAAAGTATCTTGGCTTCTATCATACTAAGAACTCATTAAATCCTATTATCTTCAAATTATCAACATTAACCATCAACATTGCAATATCTCTAAGTCTTTCATTCTCGGCTTCTACCACCTTCTTGATTATCTCCGCTTTGGTTGGAACTTCACCCTTGAAGGCAGTATCTTCTCTCCACGCCAACTGTTTCTTAGCAAAGTCATAATAATAAGGTTCACATTTCAATCCAACGGGTAGTACCTTTGCATATTCTGCTGGCTTGTCGCAAAAGGCTCTCTTTCCTTTTTCGCTCAAATAAGGCATATAGTGATTTCCAGTTAATTCCATCATAGAAGCATTCACCTGATTAAACACAGCAGAGTCTTGATGGTCTTTATATTGCTCCATCATCAGCATGAACCCGTGAAAGTTTCCCTCCACAAAATCATCTAGCCCAGCATCCAACAAAACAGCAACATCTCTTAACGTTAACGTAACCTTTCCTGTTATTAATTCTTCTGGGGACTTCATAGCCGGCATGTTTTCCCCCTTGTTTTTCACAGAAGAAACATCTTTAGTTGTTAGCTCTCTAAAATTATCTTTAAACTCGTCTGTGAACTTACCTTCCTTGATGCCTTGATCTATGTAGGCAACAAAGTCTTGCCATAAAAAGTCTAGTTTGTTTTTTAAAGTTAGTTCCATGGATTCCTCCTGCATATTTATTTTTTTATAAAATGCTAATCAGAAATGCTGACCCAAGAAATGCTGACGCAAAAATTGTAGTTATTCTATTAAGTCCATCTTCCAGGCCCTTCTGACTAGAAAACATTTTGGCTGTATTGCCGATAGAACCAAGTCCTTCGCCCTTAGCAGAATGTAACAAAACCATTATGATTAAAGCAAACGCTGAAACTAATTGGATCAAAATTAAAAAAATCTTCATAAATATCTCCTCTTACATATTGAATTATTACGTTACATAGTACACTATTTCTTGCAAAAACTGAATGTATTTTCTTGATTTGAACCCAAACATGACATACAATTTATAATGTGCAACAAAAAAAAGCTATTTTTTCAGACATAGACAAAACTTTAATCCCTAGCGGGTCATTAAATTTACTTGTCCAACACTTATATAAAAAGAAGTTAATTCCTTTAAATCTTATAATTAGGGTTCTTTACTGGTATCTCCTTTATAAGATGAACTGGATAAAAGACTTTAGTAAAGTTATTGAAAAGTCGAGCGAACTGCTTGCTCCGTTGCTTAAAAGTCACAGTGCGGTGGAATTACATACTTTGATTAACAACTGGTTCGATTCTGATATTAAGCAAATAATTTACCCAGATATCGAACAAAGAATCAGAGACCTGCACAAACAAGGATACGAACTTTATTTTGTTACATCCACTCTTGAACCAATAGCAAAATGCTTTCAAGAATATTTTGGATTTGGCACAGTTGTGGCAACAGAACTAACAGAAAAAAATGGTTATTATTCTGCTATACCTAACGGGGCTCCCTGCCATGGAAAAGAAAAGGCTCGAAGAATGAACGATTTAGTGATAAAAGATAAATTGGACCTTGCCAATAGCTTTGCCTTCTCTGATCATATTTCAGACGTACCTATGCTGAAACTAGTTGGCCACCCAGTAGTGATTAACCCTAACCCTATCCTAAATATCATAGCAAGAAAAAATAAATGGGAAATTCTTTCGCCGAAACTAGCCTAGACCGTATTTTTTTATTTTATACCCTATCATACGTTCTGTAATTCCAAGCCCTTTAGCAGCTTCTACTTTCTTTCCTTTGGTCCTTCTAAGCATTTCCTTAATTAAGACTGCTTCTGCTTTTTCTAGCGCATGAGTAAGCTTGACCTTTTCGGGCATATTTTTCGCAAAAACGCTTAAAAATTCAGTTTTATCCTCCACGAGGTCAGGAGCTTTAGGTGCCAAGGCTTCTTTATCTAAAATAGCTTGTCTTTGCTTTAATAAATAACTCTTTATTTCTTTGAAGCTTCTTTCCTGTCTATTAAAAAATGCTTCTATGCAAGTAAAAAATATTTTAACATCTTTGACATTATCAAACATAGACAGCGCTGTCTTCCCTATTCTAAAACTTAAAAAATCCTTCATCTCAACTCTATCCACACAGATAATAACTTTCTTAATATCTGTCGGCTCACTAATCTTTTTTTTAGATAAAACTTCTGGCTGTCCATCTTTGAGTAAGCAAACAATTGAGCCATTATCAAATAATGAGGCATCAAAGCCCAAGTCTTCTTTGTTGATTCCTTCAATCTCTTTGAATTTGAATTGCATATACAATAAACTGATTGCTTTGTCATAAAAATCTTCCCTGTCAAAAAAAAGCGGAAGCTCATAAATTTTAAAGATATCTAAATAAGTTTTCTTTTCCATCTTCTCTATTGTATTAAAAAAAATCATTTGCATCAATGGCGACGAGTGATTACTAATATACAAAAGAATATTGCACCTATGACAGACGAAAAAATACCAACAGGCAACTCAACTGGCGCAAACAACGCCCTAGATAAAACATCAGCAATAACCAACATGCTTCCACCAATAAGCAGTGTAGCAAAAATTAACTTCTTGTGAACAGCACCAAAAATTGCCCTTGCTATATTTGGCACAATTAAGCCAATAAAAGCAATTGGACCAAAGAAAGCAACAATAGA includes:
- the flgB gene encoding flagellar basal body rod protein FlgB, which translates into the protein MFFDMGTEVIKEGLSLSAVQQGLIAENISNISTPGYRRKDVDFRSALTSLMGNQLDVNRTHMNHMPFHFNPDQMQAIIRRDNATGVNSVGNNVDLDKEMVNMATNNTYYNALATFTSKKFSIWNSVLSERVL
- the fliF gene encoding flagellar basal-body MS-ring/collar protein FliF, with amino-acid sequence MSEIVKRFYEQLKVLLNQLNFAQKLTLGMLGIIIFVSFIGIGIWGTRPDFVTLYAGLEEESTGEVVKKLDEKNIPYKIGPNGSSIMVPSKYVRSLRVALATEGIPKGSASGYELFDQFKLGVTEFTQKVNYQRALEAEIVKTISSISQIRSARLHIVMPEESVFVADKEKTTASLVLDVSGSLSQGQINGIVHLVASSVKGLSPKNITIVDTNSNVLYVYEDDGMVDSGLSNRQMNAQKQYENGLEARISSMLNQIFGSNASVVRVNVRMNFDKLESESEIFLPSEDPILRSARTMEESFDGNNAANPANIATNLDKSNYAKTDETTNYEVSKKIEKFVKAPGYVEKVSVAVILDRQISEEQNASLKEAI
- a CDS encoding helix-turn-helix domain-containing protein; protein product: MTHQYQSKDICVETGCTHRQLQYWEKKGYIKPEKGQRNVRLYNENDIKVIKQIVGLKKKGNSLGEAFIRSSSYVKPTSAIQNNNKFLILKETEEKYLAENEELLNVLFRIQEIEASIPAYPYSAYNEENILRLKDLQDKAQKIKQLKDETWNKIILILNSDPTMIKKAQSTLQKTHPVNKYTVDQLVLLWIKKNGTVHNLPQVRAAYLERIQQGESIDALVQELEIQPEKSK
- a CDS encoding HAD-IB family hydrolase; the protein is MQQKKAIFSDIDKTLIPSGSLNLLVQHLYKKKLIPLNLIIRVLYWYLLYKMNWIKDFSKVIEKSSELLAPLLKSHSAVELHTLINNWFDSDIKQIIYPDIEQRIRDLHKQGYELYFVTSTLEPIAKCFQEYFGFGTVVATELTEKNGYYSAIPNGAPCHGKEKARRMNDLVIKDKLDLANSFAFSDHISDVPMLKLVGHPVVINPNPILNIIARKNKWEILSPKLA
- a CDS encoding helix-turn-helix domain-containing protein, which encodes MEKKTYLDIFKIYELPLFFDREDFYDKAISLLYMQFKFKEIEGINKEDLGFDASLFDNGSIVCLLKDGQPEVLSKKKISEPTDIKKVIICVDRVEMKDFLSFRIGKTALSMFDNVKDVKIFFTCIEAFFNRQERSFKEIKSYLLKQRQAILDKEALAPKAPDLVEDKTEFLSVFAKNMPEKVKLTHALEKAEAVLIKEMLRRTKGKKVEAAKGLGITERMIGYKIKKYGLG
- the flgC gene encoding flagellar basal body rod protein FlgC, whose protein sequence is MSFFQSAAVISSGMSVHREIMDIIAENLANINTLETETGEPYQRKIPIVSSKQTNNYSFSNVLGKKMYNEVQISSIKKDDSPPLMYYDPTHPLADENGYIKKPNISQTMEMVRMMDAVRAYEANVAVFNTSKSMAQRALQIGS
- the secG gene encoding preprotein translocase subunit SecG; the encoded protein is MKIFLILIQLVSAFALIIMVLLHSAKGEGLGSIGNTAKMFSSQKGLEDGLNRITTIFASAFLGSAFLISIL